From Flavipsychrobacter sp., a single genomic window includes:
- the rpsT gene encoding 30S ribosomal protein S20, which yields MANHSATKKHARQALVRRDRNRYYGKTTRNAIRTLLATSDKKEATEQLPKVISMIDKLAKRNIIHKNKASNIKSSIVKKVSALA from the coding sequence ATGGCAAATCATTCAGCTACTAAGAAACATGCACGTCAAGCTTTAGTACGTCGCGATCGTAATCGTTACTATGGTAAAACTACTCGTAACGCGATACGTACTCTTTTAGCTACTTCTGATAAGAAAGAAGCTACGGAGCAGTTACCTAAGGTTATCTCAATGATTGATAAGCTAGCTAAACGTAACATTATTCATAAGAATAAAGCTAGCAATATCAAGTCTAGCATAGTGAAGAAAGTATCAGCTTTAGCATAA
- a CDS encoding BlaI/MecI/CopY family transcriptional regulator, giving the protein MRKDKLKPTESELEILNVIWQKGASTVRDVHTELEKRKESKYTTTLKLMQIMHEKGLLIRDASARTHIFSAAIPKEETQGELLKTIIENVYNGSASQLVMQALGNHKSSAEELEKIKQYLETIENKDK; this is encoded by the coding sequence ATGAGAAAAGACAAATTGAAGCCGACTGAAAGTGAGCTGGAGATATTGAACGTAATATGGCAAAAAGGTGCAAGTACCGTAAGAGATGTGCATACTGAGCTAGAAAAACGTAAAGAATCCAAATACACCACCACCTTAAAACTGATGCAAATAATGCATGAGAAGGGGTTGCTGATACGCGATGCTAGTGCAAGAACACATATTTTTAGTGCTGCTATTCCCAAAGAAGAAACTCAGGGAGAACTATTAAAAACCATAATAGAGAATGTATATAATGGATCGGCATCCCAACTTGTAATGCAAGCATTGGGTAACCACAAGTCTTCCGCGGAAGAACTGGAAAAGATCAAGCAATACTTAGAGACAATAGAAAACAAGGATAAATAA